A stretch of the uncultured Desulfobacter sp. genome encodes the following:
- a CDS encoding transglutaminase-like cysteine peptidase, producing the protein MTILVVTALFAGTTTRFFVPGKMLNSYKKNYDGQAVRRLDSLLAMMNEQRGLPEEQIVINVNNFFNQLEYRSDRKTWNKSDYWASRLEFLGRGQGDCEDFAVAKFLTMIQLGVPGEKIFLTYVRARGFPEPAHLVATYYKKPGSVPFVLDNYIKKILPATQRPDLVPVYSFTARDLYIQKQHGLGKRISRGLLKTQRKLKAIDLEIQEMKH; encoded by the coding sequence ATGACTATTCTGGTGGTGACGGCACTCTTTGCCGGAACCACCACCAGGTTTTTTGTGCCTGGGAAAATGTTGAATTCGTACAAAAAAAATTATGATGGGCAGGCGGTCAGGCGTTTGGACAGCCTGCTTGCGATGATGAACGAACAGCGTGGTTTGCCCGAGGAGCAGATTGTTATTAATGTAAACAATTTTTTTAACCAATTGGAATACCGTTCTGACAGAAAAACGTGGAATAAAAGTGATTATTGGGCCAGCCGCCTGGAATTTTTAGGCCGGGGGCAGGGGGACTGTGAAGATTTCGCCGTTGCAAAATTTTTAACCATGATCCAGCTTGGTGTCCCCGGCGAGAAAATATTTCTTACCTATGTTCGCGCCAGAGGATTTCCGGAGCCGGCCCATCTTGTTGCCACCTATTACAAAAAACCAGGGTCTGTTCCCTTTGTTCTTGACAATTATATCAAAAAGATCCTGCCTGCCACGCAACGGCCCGACCTTGTTCCGGTTTACAGTTTTACAGCCAGGGATCTTTATATCCAAAAACAGCACGGCCTTGGTAAACGTATCAGCCGCGGGCTTTTGAAAACTCAACGCAAATTAAAAGCCATTGATCTGGAAATCCAGGAGATGAAACATTGA
- a CDS encoding EAL domain-containing protein: protein MSLLKQTQLLVTFLLTATLIIVLRINFNTAREFTANESYLNTKNNANMLALTLSAGPMDEDLMKTSINAMFDGGYFESISLFRQDGTLVYEKREPVAIHGVPNFFITHIDLVIPEVEAKVMNGWNIFGTLKIKGHPGSSYTKLWETLVQLCLQFCALGILALFISILGLRHLLGALDNIKHQAEAISSNDFIINQEIPRTPELKKVVLAMNTMVKKVQSIYEHNLENLSKYQKLRYQDKITGLHNRASFIKQFAETIGDKHPKAVGHVVILSLTGVEEIEASGNRPLVQKIFKEMADVLDTRTKLAVPQAMVYRFPRREFAAILPDTQANEVVKLVDAVITKFLSQKDKDIPETLKVYAGISPYDKSDDVGMVLSKADYALSEAKIGHSGAVKVFKDESFQKALGKQEWKTLIDVAFSKNHFFLTAQPVRSDSREFHREVFVNMVDQEGVQRKANLFIPMITTLGLASKLDRYIIEESAAFLGQNQESVLSVNITTEFCRDHLAVAWLRQFLSDKKDLADHLLFEMHENTLINFPEICLEFAGLISGKGFKLGIDRFTMHDLSLKLLDKIKPYYIKIERDYLEVFDDPQKADMVLNSLFTITQSLSIKLIATKIENQTQRRELADKNITYFQGHGIAQVVPLRGQI from the coding sequence TTGAGTCTTTTAAAACAGACACAGCTATTGGTCACTTTCCTTTTGACGGCAACCCTGATTATTGTTTTGAGGATCAATTTTAATACAGCCCGTGAATTTACGGCAAATGAATCCTATTTGAACACAAAAAATAACGCCAACATGCTTGCCCTGACGCTGAGTGCCGGACCCATGGATGAAGATTTAATGAAAACCAGCATCAACGCGATGTTCGACGGCGGATATTTTGAATCCATATCACTGTTTCGCCAGGATGGAACACTGGTTTATGAAAAACGCGAACCCGTTGCCATCCATGGCGTCCCCAATTTTTTTATCACCCACATTGATCTTGTTATACCTGAGGTAGAGGCAAAGGTCATGAATGGATGGAATATCTTCGGTACCCTTAAAATCAAAGGCCATCCAGGCTCATCATATACAAAATTGTGGGAAACATTGGTACAGCTGTGCTTGCAGTTTTGTGCACTGGGGATTCTTGCTTTGTTTATAAGTATTTTAGGATTACGCCATCTTTTGGGCGCCTTGGACAACATTAAACATCAGGCAGAGGCAATCAGTAGTAATGATTTCATCATCAACCAGGAGATTCCCAGGACACCTGAGCTGAAAAAAGTGGTTCTTGCCATGAACACCATGGTTAAAAAAGTGCAGTCGATTTACGAGCACAATCTTGAAAATTTAAGCAAATACCAAAAATTAAGGTATCAGGATAAAATTACCGGACTTCATAATCGTGCATCTTTTATAAAACAGTTTGCTGAAACGATCGGGGATAAGCACCCAAAAGCCGTGGGCCATGTTGTCATTTTAAGCCTGACCGGCGTGGAGGAGATCGAGGCTTCGGGAAATCGGCCTCTTGTTCAAAAAATTTTTAAAGAGATGGCGGATGTTTTAGACACCCGGACAAAACTTGCAGTACCACAGGCTATGGTCTACAGATTCCCAAGGCGCGAGTTTGCCGCAATCCTGCCGGACACCCAGGCAAACGAAGTTGTGAAACTTGTTGATGCGGTTATAACAAAATTTTTGTCGCAAAAGGATAAGGATATACCCGAGACACTAAAAGTTTATGCAGGGATTTCACCATATGACAAAAGTGATGATGTGGGTATGGTGCTTTCCAAAGCAGATTATGCATTGTCCGAAGCAAAAATCGGCCATTCGGGAGCGGTTAAGGTCTTCAAGGACGAGTCATTCCAAAAGGCTTTAGGAAAGCAGGAATGGAAAACATTGATTGACGTTGCCTTTTCCAAAAACCATTTTTTTCTGACAGCCCAACCCGTGCGCTCTGATTCCCGTGAGTTCCATCGTGAAGTCTTTGTCAACATGGTGGACCAGGAAGGTGTCCAAAGAAAAGCAAACCTGTTTATCCCCATGATTACGACCTTGGGGCTTGCAAGTAAACTTGACCGGTATATCATAGAAGAATCTGCGGCATTCCTTGGGCAAAATCAAGAGAGCGTTTTATCAGTAAATATCACAACCGAATTTTGCCGGGACCATCTGGCAGTGGCCTGGCTGAGGCAGTTTCTCTCGGATAAAAAAGATCTGGCCGATCATCTTTTGTTTGAGATGCATGAAAATACATTGATCAATTTTCCTGAAATCTGTTTAGAGTTTGCCGGTTTGATCTCAGGAAAGGGCTTTAAATTGGGTATCGACCGGTTTACCATGCATGACCTGTCACTCAAGTTGCTGGATAAAATAAAACCCTATTATATTAAAATTGAACGGGATTATCTTGAGGTGTTTGACGATCCCCAGAAAGCGGATATGGTTTTAAACTCACTATTTACAATTACCCAAAGCCTGAGCATCAAATTAATTGCCACAAAAATTGAAAACCAAACCCAACGACGTGAACTTGCCGATAAAAACATCACTTATTTCCAGGGACACGGCATTGCACAAGTGGTTCCGCTAAGAGGACAAATATGA
- a CDS encoding type I secretion system permease/ATPase — MSDPHSLDPLMQCLVALTRLNHAPSSEKVLSHGLPFEPGADRQRLFSIENPKANFSRAAEKAGFVSKLQKRKLNQIPSLVLPAILTLKDDNACLLLDIDFEKKNAKVIIPSLDNNAVQIGLEKLEEEYLGYVFFLKKKYKGASRDLKAFGILKKKNWFFGTLMKFKGVYGRVLLATFLVNLFVIAGPMFTLNVYDRIIPHNATDTLWVLACGVGLIYIFDLILKNIRTYFLENTARRSDVILSSMLFEQAMNLKLRDKPGSIGSFSSIIKDFDGIRSFFASSAVTAFIDLPFAAIFLLVIYSINHIIVIIPLATVLLILLISIPMRYSIQKTINSTHDATHHRNSVLIESLSNLEAIKAFNASSSMQWHWEESCGFIAGKSQQSRVRSGFLSTLTSFLTQVNSVAIIITGVYLIKDGQLTMGGLIAVNILASRSISPMAQAVALMLNFGQMKVGLNALNTFMKKDIERPENKKFIHRPTFKGDIEFKDVGFNYPEEQSRAVSNISLHIKPGERVGIIGAVGSGKSTMGKLLLSLFEPDEGSIFIDGLNINQIDPADLRHNFSYVPQDVTLFSGSVRDNITLKSAHAPDDAIIRAAKIGGVNTFTDRHPQGMDLQVGEKGTRLSGGQRQSVAVSMAFIEESPIVLLDEPTNAMDFNTEAQVIANLGRVTKGRTTIIITHKPSILKIVDRLLVMDKGELVMDGPKDKILARLSGK, encoded by the coding sequence ATGAGTGACCCCCATTCTTTAGACCCCCTGATGCAGTGCCTGGTCGCTTTGACCCGGCTGAATCATGCGCCCAGTTCTGAAAAAGTACTTTCCCATGGCCTTCCCTTTGAGCCCGGTGCGGACAGACAGCGGCTATTCAGCATTGAGAATCCCAAAGCCAATTTTTCGCGGGCTGCGGAAAAAGCCGGGTTTGTTTCAAAGCTGCAGAAACGCAAACTCAACCAGATTCCTTCCCTGGTTCTGCCGGCGATTCTAACCCTTAAAGATGACAACGCATGTCTTTTGCTTGATATTGATTTTGAGAAAAAAAACGCCAAGGTCATTATCCCATCGTTGGATAACAATGCGGTTCAAATCGGCCTTGAAAAACTTGAAGAAGAGTACCTGGGGTATGTGTTTTTTCTTAAAAAGAAATATAAAGGCGCAAGCCGGGATTTAAAGGCATTTGGTATCCTAAAAAAGAAAAATTGGTTTTTCGGCACGCTCATGAAGTTCAAAGGGGTCTACGGCAGGGTACTTCTTGCCACCTTTTTGGTGAATCTTTTTGTCATTGCAGGACCGATGTTTACCTTGAATGTGTATGACCGCATCATTCCCCATAATGCAACGGACACATTGTGGGTGCTGGCCTGTGGGGTGGGCTTGATCTATATTTTTGATTTGATCCTTAAAAATATTCGAACCTACTTTCTTGAAAATACCGCGCGTCGAAGCGATGTGATTCTCTCTTCCATGCTTTTTGAACAGGCGATGAATTTAAAATTACGGGATAAACCGGGTTCTATCGGTTCATTTTCCAGCATTATAAAGGATTTTGACGGTATTCGGTCGTTTTTTGCGTCAAGTGCCGTCACCGCATTCATAGATCTTCCATTTGCTGCCATTTTCCTTTTGGTGATTTACTCAATTAACCACATCATCGTGATTATCCCCCTTGCAACAGTGCTTTTAATTTTGCTCATCAGTATCCCCATGCGGTATTCGATCCAGAAAACCATCAACAGCACCCATGACGCCACCCACCACAGGAACAGTGTGCTCATCGAATCTTTATCCAATCTTGAGGCGATAAAGGCGTTCAATGCAAGCAGCAGCATGCAGTGGCACTGGGAGGAAAGCTGCGGGTTTATTGCAGGCAAAAGTCAGCAGTCACGGGTCAGATCCGGATTTCTTTCCACCCTGACTTCTTTTTTAACACAGGTGAATAGTGTGGCGATTATTATTACCGGGGTCTATCTGATCAAGGATGGCCAATTAACCATGGGTGGCCTGATTGCGGTTAATATTCTTGCTTCCCGTTCTATTTCGCCCATGGCCCAGGCTGTTGCTTTGATGTTGAATTTCGGCCAGATGAAAGTTGGATTAAACGCCCTTAACACCTTTATGAAAAAAGATATTGAACGACCTGAAAACAAAAAATTTATTCATCGCCCCACGTTTAAAGGTGACATTGAATTCAAAGATGTCGGTTTCAATTATCCTGAAGAACAAAGCCGGGCCGTTTCAAATATCAGCTTACATATAAAACCTGGGGAGCGCGTTGGTATCATCGGTGCCGTTGGGTCAGGAAAGTCCACCATGGGCAAGTTGCTGCTCAGCCTGTTTGAACCCGACGAGGGCTCTATTTTTATTGACGGGCTGAATATTAATCAAATTGATCCGGCGGATTTGCGGCATAATTTTTCCTATGTGCCCCAGGATGTAACACTTTTTAGCGGAAGTGTGCGGGATAATATTACGTTAAAATCTGCCCATGCGCCGGATGATGCCATTATCAGGGCGGCAAAGATCGGCGGGGTAAATACCTTTACCGATCGCCATCCCCAGGGCATGGATCTTCAGGTCGGGGAAAAGGGAACCCGGCTGTCCGGGGGACAGCGCCAGTCGGTTGCCGTTTCCATGGCATTTATTGAAGAAAGTCCGATTGTCTTGCTGGATGAGCCGACAAATGCCATGGATTTCAATACCGAAGCCCAGGTGATTGCAAATTTAGGCCGTGTCACCAAAGGGCGCACCACCATTATCATCACCCATAAGCCTTCGATCCTTAAAATTGTTGACAGGCTTTTGGTCATGGACAAGGGCGAGCTTGTCATGGACGGCCCTAAGGATAAAATTCTTGCACGGTTGTCAGGGAAATAA
- a CDS encoding HlyD family type I secretion periplasmic adaptor subunit yields the protein MTIDINSVEKITPQRWPVGNGKKYSRTDIEFMDSLSAAVLSDSPAKTNILLYAIALVVGSLIVWANYAQLDERTQGIGRLIPSRQIQVIQNLEGGIIKEIKVIEGDAVKKGQILVVIDSTGAGSSFEESRTMINELRARTIRLAAEAGIRSFQAGIEKEKDLAPDLLEKEKRLYDANVARKESEIEVLKQRIRQREIELSDTRMSIGNLRTGKEMIAREMELTKPMFEKRLVSELEFLQLKQRVLDKKNEYESAVYQARSLTSKIKESRNQLQEIQSRHKSEAQEELNKALAEISRLGKNQVAIEDRVLRTNVRSPVDGTVKQLLFNTVGGVVKPGMDIVEIVPDDDKLLVEAKIRPSDIAFLYPGLKAVVKVTAYDYAIYGGLEGKVVHISADTITDDRQEQFYLVRVMTEKNYLGTEDNKKEMIAGMTAQVDIITGKKTIMQYLMKPILRAKSNALRER from the coding sequence ATGACTATTGATATCAATTCTGTTGAAAAGATCACCCCCCAAAGATGGCCTGTGGGAAACGGCAAAAAATACAGCCGGACCGATATCGAATTCATGGACAGCCTCAGTGCCGCCGTGTTATCGGACAGCCCGGCCAAAACCAATATCCTGCTGTATGCAATTGCATTGGTGGTGGGTTCCCTGATTGTATGGGCCAATTATGCACAACTCGATGAAAGAACCCAGGGCATCGGTCGGTTGATTCCTTCCCGGCAGATCCAGGTGATTCAGAACCTTGAAGGGGGGATCATCAAAGAGATTAAGGTGATTGAGGGGGATGCCGTTAAAAAAGGCCAGATCCTTGTTGTGATTGACAGCACCGGGGCCGGCAGTTCCTTTGAAGAGAGCCGGACCATGATCAATGAGCTGCGCGCCCGTACCATCCGGTTGGCAGCCGAAGCCGGTATTCGAAGTTTCCAAGCGGGCATAGAAAAAGAAAAAGACCTTGCTCCGGACCTGCTTGAAAAAGAGAAAAGGCTGTATGATGCCAACGTTGCCCGTAAAGAAAGCGAGATAGAAGTCTTAAAACAGCGTATCAGACAGCGGGAGATCGAATTGTCCGATACCCGTATGTCCATAGGAAATCTGAGAACCGGCAAAGAGATGATCGCAAGGGAAATGGAACTTACCAAACCGATGTTTGAAAAAAGACTGGTATCGGAACTTGAATTTCTCCAGCTCAAGCAAAGGGTTTTGGATAAGAAAAACGAGTATGAAAGTGCGGTCTATCAGGCAAGGTCTCTGACGTCAAAAATAAAGGAAAGCCGGAATCAACTTCAAGAAATCCAGAGCCGCCACAAATCCGAAGCCCAGGAGGAGCTGAACAAGGCCCTGGCCGAAATATCCCGGTTGGGAAAAAATCAGGTGGCCATAGAAGACCGGGTATTGCGGACAAATGTGCGTTCGCCTGTGGATGGTACGGTGAAACAACTGCTGTTTAATACCGTGGGCGGCGTGGTTAAACCGGGAATGGATATCGTGGAAATTGTTCCCGATGATGATAAACTTTTGGTCGAAGCCAAGATAAGACCCTCCGATATTGCATTTCTTTATCCGGGACTTAAGGCAGTAGTCAAAGTGACGGCCTATGATTATGCCATCTACGGCGGCCTTGAGGGTAAAGTAGTTCACATCAGTGCGGATACCATCACCGATGACCGGCAGGAACAATTTTATCTTGTTCGGGTCATGACTGAAAAAAATTACCTTGGCACTGAAGATAATAAAAAAGAGATGATTGCGGGAATGACGGCCCAGGTCGATATTATTACCGGCAAAAAAACCATTATGCAGTATTTGATGAAACCGATTCTCAGAGCAAAAAGCAATGCGTTGAGGGAGAGATAG
- a CDS encoding response regulator transcription factor, protein MVSVHIYSKDPNLVQQCRDLFGGRKKTKHLSADKPLAGYDISPDDILIIDIDACDEKDLPKIVCPCLALVAIPQKDQALRLLQKGIRAYGNRHMHEENLKQAVATLKAGQIWLPPAIISQVISALPAAKAEDEGENLLTILTSREAEVAKWLVNGLSNQEISEKMFVSVRTVKAHLTSIFKKTGCRNRLELATRMK, encoded by the coding sequence ATGGTGTCTGTCCATATTTATAGCAAAGATCCGAACCTGGTCCAGCAATGCAGGGATTTGTTCGGCGGCAGAAAAAAGACAAAACACCTCTCGGCTGACAAACCACTTGCCGGGTATGATATTTCACCAGATGATATTCTGATCATTGATATTGACGCCTGTGATGAAAAAGACCTGCCAAAAATTGTCTGCCCCTGCCTGGCCCTTGTTGCCATTCCCCAAAAAGACCAGGCATTGCGGCTTTTACAAAAGGGAATACGGGCGTACGGTAACCGGCATATGCATGAAGAGAATTTAAAACAGGCGGTTGCAACCCTTAAAGCAGGCCAAATCTGGCTGCCCCCGGCCATCATCTCCCAGGTGATCTCTGCATTACCGGCGGCCAAAGCTGAAGATGAAGGAGAGAACCTGTTGACTATTTTGACATCCCGGGAGGCCGAAGTGGCCAAGTGGCTGGTTAACGGCTTGTCAAACCAGGAAATCAGTGAAAAAATGTTTGTCTCCGTGCGAACGGTTAAAGCCCACCTGACCTCAATTTTTAAAAAAACCGGCTGCCGTAACCGGCTTGAACTTGCTACCCGAATGAAATAA
- a CDS encoding retention module-containing protein, with amino-acid sequence MTHAGIIKAILGNVSARTPDGQIRQLFVGDVIYENEIIETGAGSGVSIELNDGRTLDLSENSQFAINGIVATTVDSHNAFVTEVEELQAALEAGEEIPEEETEAGEEDDGYIYDLAYHAGHQFGGKVYSYLFGPGYGEEDEGQDYNTAYIFEQELEPELRPDIDDYIEGSTGNDIIYGYEGNDTIYAGYGNDRIYGGPGSDSIYGQEGDDYIDAGAGDDFIEGGTGGDKISGNDGNDVIFGDRLNTDNVFDVLKYSYHYDLSSVKELPDGSGGQVFKTLEKELSNWTRKDTIQYIRDHYKDLARETTLADSGDNSIESNALYEEDNNYRVSSANAVSGNENEPAVEATVIFEQNLLSAEDDYIKGGDGDDIIYGQEGHDTIYAGAGNDVVDGGTGSDRIYGQEGDDWVDGGDGDDFIYAGAGNDVIDGGSGFDTLVVANETELDFSNISNIERIDLDEDGVGQTITLSLDQVLSMTDEDNTLQITKGDTNDVVELTGCNDGWLWVNEWTFKKYQPDSGEYIFITIEPVDGRVKINLLDGNVIINGEDGDDTIYTGAGDDIIYAEAGNDVVYSGSGSDSIFGKEGNDIIDAGSGDDIVDGGSGFDTLIVTGETELDFSNVSNIESIDLNEDGVDQTITLLTLDQILSMTDGNNMLQITGEAGDFVMLTVDQDAGWDQDGDGLSFNNDGIRVTIESVDVDVGIVYYTDGVIYGSDGVDIIYVDDIIYGLFGSNGNAIINSIESGNGDDIIDAGSGNYIVDGGDGFDTLIVTSETEFDFSNVSNIESIDLNEDGVDQTITLSLDQVVNMTNDANTLQITGEDGDFVTLVSTYTYGSEQDQNEDTLFFYNHGNPVTIELVDVDVGVVTFIDYFIDGSDGDDIIDVDNIIYAIGYNEIDYINGHDGDDIIYGRDSGDDIFGGDGDDIIYGQEGDDNIDAGSGNDIVDGGSGFDTLIVTSETELDFSNINNIESIDLNRDGGDQTITLSLDQVLDMTDEDNTLQITGEAGDSVALTGVESGDWTHEGNGLFTNVADNTILVTIEAADDEVDIDVDVDNGDSFQI; translated from the coding sequence ATGACACATGCCGGAATCATTAAAGCAATCTTAGGCAATGTAAGTGCACGGACTCCCGATGGCCAAATTCGCCAACTCTTTGTCGGTGACGTGATTTATGAAAATGAAATCATTGAAACGGGAGCCGGTTCAGGGGTCTCCATTGAGCTAAATGATGGAAGGACACTGGACTTGTCGGAAAACAGCCAATTTGCCATTAATGGAATCGTCGCTACAACCGTCGACTCACACAATGCGTTTGTTACCGAAGTAGAAGAACTTCAGGCAGCCCTGGAAGCGGGTGAAGAGATTCCTGAAGAAGAGACTGAAGCAGGAGAGGAAGATGACGGATATATCTATGATCTTGCCTACCACGCAGGCCATCAATTCGGAGGCAAAGTCTATAGCTATCTGTTCGGACCTGGATATGGTGAGGAAGATGAAGGACAAGATTATAATACTGCCTATATATTTGAACAAGAACTTGAACCGGAACTTAGACCGGATATTGACGATTATATTGAAGGCAGCACCGGTAATGACATTATTTACGGATATGAAGGTAATGACACGATATATGCGGGGTATGGTAATGATCGAATCTACGGCGGTCCCGGATCTGACAGCATTTACGGACAGGAAGGTGATGACTATATTGACGCCGGTGCAGGAGACGACTTCATTGAAGGCGGCACCGGAGGGGATAAGATCTCCGGCAATGACGGCAACGATGTGATTTTCGGGGATAGATTGAATACGGATAACGTCTTTGACGTTCTTAAGTATAGTTATCATTATGATCTATCATCGGTAAAAGAGCTGCCTGATGGGTCCGGCGGGCAGGTCTTTAAGACACTGGAAAAGGAACTTTCAAACTGGACCCGGAAAGACACCATTCAGTATATCCGTGACCATTATAAAGACCTTGCAAGAGAAACGACACTGGCCGATAGCGGTGACAATTCTATTGAAAGCAACGCGCTATATGAAGAAGATAATAATTATCGTGTCTCCTCCGCAAATGCTGTATCCGGGAACGAAAATGAACCAGCAGTTGAAGCAACTGTTATATTTGAACAAAATCTTCTATCAGCAGAGGACGATTATATTAAAGGCGGCGACGGCGATGACATTATTTACGGCCAGGAAGGTCATGACACTATATATGCAGGGGCCGGCAACGATGTGGTCGACGGCGGTACCGGATCTGATCGCATTTATGGACAGGAAGGAGACGACTGGGTTGACGGCGGCGATGGTGATGATTTTATATATGCCGGGGCCGGCAATGATGTAATCGACGGTGGTTCCGGGTTTGACACCCTGGTTGTGGCCAATGAGACTGAGCTTGATTTCAGCAATATCAGCAATATTGAACGTATTGATCTGGATGAGGACGGTGTGGGTCAGACGATAACACTCAGCCTGGATCAAGTTTTAAGTATGACAGATGAGGATAACACACTTCAAATTACCAAAGGGGATACAAATGATGTGGTTGAGCTAACAGGGTGCAATGATGGGTGGTTGTGGGTTAATGAATGGACCTTTAAGAAATATCAGCCTGATTCAGGTGAATACATTTTTATAACCATTGAGCCGGTGGATGGGCGTGTGAAGATTAATCTTCTTGACGGAAATGTCATTATTAACGGAGAGGACGGTGATGACACCATTTACACCGGTGCAGGAGATGACATTATATATGCAGAGGCTGGCAATGATGTAGTCTACAGCGGTTCCGGATCTGATAGCATTTTTGGGAAGGAAGGTAATGACATCATCGATGCAGGATCAGGAGATGATATAGTCGACGGCGGTTCCGGATTTGACACCCTGATTGTCACCGGCGAGACCGAGCTTGATTTCAGTAATGTTAGCAATATTGAAAGCATTGACCTGAACGAAGACGGAGTGGACCAGACGATTACCCTTCTTACCCTGGATCAAATTCTGAGCATGACGGATGGGAACAACATGCTTCAGATTACCGGGGAAGCGGGGGATTTTGTTATGCTGACCGTTGATCAAGACGCAGGATGGGATCAAGACGGGGACGGTTTATCCTTCAATAATGATGGTATCCGGGTGACCATTGAGTCAGTGGATGTAGATGTGGGAATTGTTTATTATACAGATGGTGTCATTTACGGCAGTGACGGCGTTGACATTATTTACGTTGATGACATTATTTACGGACTTTTCGGCAGTAACGGCAATGCCATTATTAATTCAATTGAAAGCGGTAACGGCGATGACATTATTGATGCAGGATCAGGGAATTATATTGTCGACGGCGGTGACGGATTTGACACCCTGATCGTCACCAGCGAGACGGAGTTTGATTTCAGTAATGTCAGCAATATTGAAAGCATTGACCTGAACGAGGACGGGGTGGACCAGACGATTACTCTTAGCCTGGATCAAGTTGTGAATATGACGAATGACGCCAACACGCTTCAGATTACGGGGGAAGATGGTGATTTTGTTACACTGGTTAGTACTTACACCTACGGATCGGAACAGGATCAAAACGAAGATACTTTGTTCTTTTATAATCATGGAAACCCGGTAACCATTGAGTTGGTGGATGTAGATGTAGGAGTTGTTACTTTTATAGATTACTTCATTGACGGCAGTGACGGCGATGATATTATTGACGTCGATAACATTATTTACGCAATCGGCTATAACGAGATTGATTATATTAACGGCCATGACGGCGATGACATTATTTATGGCCGTGACAGCGGTGATGATATTTTTGGCGGTGATGGCGATGACATTATTTACGGGCAAGAAGGTGACGACAACATAGATGCAGGATCAGGAAATGATATAGTCGACGGTGGTTCCGGATTTGATACCCTGATTGTAACCAGCGAGACTGAGCTTGATTTCAGTAATATCAACAATATTGAAAGCATTGACCTGAACAGGGACGGGGGGGATCAGACGATTACCCTTAGCCTGGATCAAGTTCTGGATATGACGGATGAGGACAACACGCTTCAAATTACCGGGGAAGCGGGTGATTCTGTTGCACTGACAGGTGTTGAAAGCGGAGATTGGACCCATGAGGGTAATGGCCTGTTCACCAATGTTGCTGATAACACAATCCTGGTGACTATTGAAGCAGCGGATGACGAAGTGGATATTGATGTGGATGTTGATAACGGAGATTCATTTCAGATATAA